The window ACCCGCAACTGTGAACTCTTCCACGCATCCGATCTGCAAGAGTGGTGCAAGCGATGCGTCGTCGCACCCACACTAACATCTTTGGAAGAATTCCAGGGacgcgacagcggatgggcattCTCCCGAATCCTTAATCTGACCgtcaatataaataagtacaaTCCACTGCGCGCGGGATGCCATTTCAAGTTGCCGCAGGAATTATTGCTAAAGAGAGCAACGATTAGTGTGTAATCCGCGGAGAATGCGTGTTTCGCGTGGGCAGTGGTTGCCGTTCTACACCCCGTCGAAAGACATGTCGATCGTCCAAGTTCATACACGTATTATACGtcggtgctaaatctccagggcattgagtttccaatgtccatGAAGCAAATTACAAAGTTTGAACAACTGAATGGCATCTCGGTGAATGTGTACAGTTTCAAGAAGGAGGCGGAGGAGAAGACAAAAAAGGAGCTGACAATCTTTCCGCTACGTATTACCAGCCACAAGAGGGATCAACATGCCAATTTACTGTATACGCCGGAAAAGGGGAACAGCAATGTAGGACACTTTGCATGGATCAAGGACTTGTCTCGACTCGTGGGCGCGCAATTGTGCAGTCAGGAGGAAAAGAAAGTCATCGGTCATCGGTATGTATATAAActtatgaaatattaaaaatatctcacaggaaataaaaaatttgagtttGAGAAAGTTTGAGACACACGAGATTGACTGCGGAAAGATGAACGCCTGTGACACCCTGCTACTCAGCTAAGCAGACAAATGGCTCAGTTTTGAGAATCATCGCAGGAAGGAGCGACTTCCCTTCGTGGTATACGCCGATCTCGAATGCATCCTGGAGAAAACGGAGGACGACCAGGAAGGCAGGGGGATCATGAATTGTATGCATACCAACTTCATAAATTGCACAGTATCggatattatatgcattgctcgtacgatgcaTCAGCATATCGATATCATCGCGATGTGGATTGCGTTTCTTGGTTCGTCAAAGAACTAAAAAATTTTGCGGATTTTACCAAACCCATCCTGGCCAATAATGTTCCCATGGAAAAGTTGACGAAAAACCAGTGGAGGGCATTTCGCAGCGCGACGCATTACCACATTTGTGCAAAGCCATTCGAGGCCGATGATAAACGAGTGcgtgatcattgccatctatccggacggcttagaggcccagcacattcggagtgcaatttaaattataaaaattccttttacatcgcaatagttttccataatttatccggctatgattcgcattttattatcgaggaaatatctaccgctttcgaaggcaacgttgatgtattgcccataactaaagaaaaatatatttcattcatgaaaaatgtcgaagatacggctgaagaatcagactcgcgaaattgtattaaattgcgattcatcgattcgtacaaatttctaaataccagtCTCAACAAATTAGCGTCCTTTCtcagcgtaaacaaattaaaaattttacgctcagaatttgaaaaattatccgCCAACGATTTtgatttattgacgcgaaagggtgtcttTCCGAatgaataccttgattgcgcgaacaagctgcaggaccgatgcttaccaccgcgcgagttaTTCTACATTTCGTTAACGGGCAagactgtatccgagagcgattacgcaCATGCCGAGACCATCTGGCATcgtttcgatattagaaccttgggcgaatacagcgacttttatttgaaaacagatatcTTGTtgttggcagatatttttgaaaatttttgtaaagttgtatcaagagttacggattataTGCAacacattattatactttacctggtttcacatgggatgccatgctaaaacactccaaaattaaattcgaattattcaccgACGTCGATATGGTTATggttatcgaacgcggtatacgtggcggtttaagtcAACGTTCTGGAAGATACGCACAAGCCAATTGCAAGTACATGCCATCTTACGacgcatcggaacagtcatcgtactagatgtacttgatgtactttgacgtaaACAATTTATATGGATGGGCAATGCGTCCGCCCTTGCCATTCGcaaaaatttcaatgggtcgaagaagttgaaaaatttgaCGTGTCTtcaatcgctgtcgattcgctcACGGGTTATATTCTCGAGATAGATCTagaatatccgcaacgtctgcatgATGCTCATGCTGATTtgccgttctgcccgacgcgtgccaaaccacctggcaaaaGACAGGAAAAGCTACTTGCGAcattatacgataagcagcgttacgttatctattaccgcaacctgcagcagtgcgcGTCACAATCTAAGTATTACAATGATACACCGCGTGCTTCAATTTGCTCAATCTCTCTGGTTTCGCGATTATATCCAACTCAATACACGATTTAGAACACGCgcgataaaatattttgaaaaaatttgtacaaattgatgaataacgcggtattcggtaaaactatggaaaatgtgcgaaatcacgtagatgtaaaacttttaacacactgggatgggcgatatggcgcggaggcaatgatcgcgaaaccgaatttctacagcagaagtgtttttgcggaaaatttaatagctgttgaattgcgaaaactcgaggtgaaattcaacaaaccgatatacgtgggtatgtgcattctagacatatcaaaaatttgtttgtacgaatttcatcacgagtacatgtctccactgcatggtcaaaaatgtaaaatactatatacagacactgatagcctcatctatcacattcaatgcgatgatatctacgagaccatgaaacacaatatcgATAGGTTtaacacaagcgattatccgaCCAATAATGTGTATGATATGCCGCTtgtaaataagaaggttccggaaCTGATGAAAGATGAAAATAACGGCGTGATAATGACGGAATTcataggtcttagagcgaaaatgtatgcactccgcGTAGACGGCAAAAAAGACATGAAAAAGGTGAAAGGTGTCAAGAATAATGTCGTAGCCAGAAcaataactttcgacgactgcGAGCAGTGTTTACACAAAGAGATCGAAATTACTCGCAGGCAATCATacataaaatcgaaattgtacaaagtgtacaccatttcggAATTGAAAATTGCTGCAAGTCTATatgacgacaagcggtatatcgcaCCTGATTCGACAGACACGCTGCCCTGGGGGCATTATAAAATACCGTTGTAAAtggaaattattgtaattattaaatcATCATTGTAAATAGAGGAATTagtgtgtaaaataaaattattcacaCATGTACttatttttacaatacattatttttattataccatgtatttatttttatcaaatcCCTTCCACTtaacgtataccttatccccctttctacgcaacactttttccactagatatacatcaggatcggtgacgcgttgcaactcgtgttcatagaatccccCTGCAAcaggttttccacaggaattgacgagcagatacgttgcAGGGTTAGttgcctgtactttggctatctcgaacacctccgttgtccaattcggtgtaTAACCTTTATCGAggatgtttttaaatttgttcacCCGCCCAAACTTGCCCAACTTGAATCTCgttggagcagcgatctttatatTGTTGTATACGATGGCTAGCAGCTCATGAGCgatcggggggagggggtaacATTTCAAGGACGCATtctgatggttctatgttttcgtgcattatactctgcaagtagacgtgGTAGCGCATCGGTCCATCTacaggttccattgagcgtaaacacatattgttcttcaaagttcgattgaaacgttctacgacggaggcctacatcaccgaatacgtcaaataatgattaatgtcatgctttgtcaagagtttctgcacatcggcgttataaaattcttttccttggccGATTTGTAAATCTTTCGAATGCCAACCTCTAAATATCTTTGGAAATGATCCCCGGTCATGTAACCGATTCCCAGCGCGGTTACTAACCGGACGGTAGGCGCTGTTCGGCGACTTTCGGGCGGGGGTATATGGCGGCCGAGTGAAATGGCTAAACGGGTTTTATTTAGTTGACTGTACAGAAAAACCCGTCCAGGTCTATGCTGGCTAACAGAGGTTTGTCGGCTTAACTTTAACTTTGGTGGCGTGTCGCGGCGCGAAGTTCGGCACGAGTCGACGGTAGGTGAAGGAAAGAGTGGTGGTCGTTCTGGTGCCTTAGCTTTGGTCTCCACCAGTGGCCCTGACCGGGAAGCCATCGCCCAGTGTGTTAAACCCGCGGAAGATACGGTTTCTAGGGGATGTCCTCCGAGGCAGTCGGTGCCTGTCCCTAAGATCGAAAGAGGGTATCGACTTGTGTTTAGAGGTTGGCGAGCTCGCGTTCCTCTAGGAGCCGTGGAGGTAGGGGAAACCAAAAAGACACAGTGATACAGCTGGGCGAGTTCTGACCATTCGCCTGTATTGCTCGTGGTTGACTCTGCTTGACGGGCCCGCCGCGCTGACTTATATGCGGCGCCACGCGAACTTCGCGAGCGAGAGCGCCGCTCGGCGCGCAGCCATCTCGCGGCCGCGCTCGGTAGCGGCGGCCCGCACCAGGCGCGAGTGGTGGGCAGAAGATCAGCGTCCCACCGTTATAACTCTTTACAATCACTTCAGCGCCACTTTTACTCTTGAGCGGCACCGCGCATGCAAATTGCTCCGCACATCGATGACGGCGAGTATGTAGTGGCGACCATGGTTTAATCGCGAGTAAGGACGCATTTGTACAACGTCAACGTGCCACAGATCATCATATCCATGCACTATGACGCGTCTGCGTGGGAAATGTATTCGAGCTGGAGTATTTAATTCCTCAACACATTAGCGCTTCACGTAACCATGGTTTTCTTTACTCTTGGATTTCGATAATGCTACATGTTCGATCGCAGaggtatctttgccacgaatgatgcaataattatcgtgtacatGCATTATGTGCTCCCCGTCGCTccgaggaaattctggacatgtgcaaccgtctcgcatgattctcctttgCAGTGCTGCTGGGGGATAGGATTCAGTGCCCGCGATATcctttgaacgctgttttgcaaagtcagcatatctctctgaaacacgACCAACCTCCTCTCTAATTCTTCTCGCTGCTCtgtcaaaagtttaatgcttcTTTCTACGTATAGTTTATTAACAGcatccactcttctcgagcgataccccaaatttgttgatcagcATCTCGATGCATACAACGCACATCACCGGcgcgcggtttaatttataatgagacCTGTCtcacggagttcctcgataatctaCAGAATTTCTtttcgtgcgagttgttacccgcctgacgtgACACTTCCAGAAAACGCCTAACCCAGTGCacgtaatcgatcttgttatcgtttatcACCATGACTAGCGGTGTCGTTAGACTGTTCCCTGTTCTACTAGTCGATTCACGAGGCAGTAGcagcgcaattacatgtttgtacttgtatcccttgttacccaatatgggatttTAAGCGTTATGAccttgcaaaatgtatttaaaatattcaactggtggtatAAACGGCAGAGAGAAATGCgaaaaaatataatcaatttttcaatgcAGATAAGAATGTTTTTCTTCCCCCTCCCACCCAACCTCCTGCACGTGCTATACACTAGATTAAAACGATGCGTATAATTATTATGAAGAAGTGGTTTGACACGTTTTCAAAGTGGCACggcagacgttcaatacacattcagcgtggtacgatagacgttcaatacacattcagcgtggtacgatagacgttcaatacacattCAGCGTTGTACGATAGACGTACCGAGTGGTACCATAAATGGTACTGATGTTCAATAGTTGTTAAAAGTTGTTCGATAGATGTTAAATAGTCGTTCAAGTGacatggtctagtcgaatgatgagtgcaaagaagaaggtgaagaacaaaagcatcctactttgcaacgtatgcaactttaggcatggacCCACATGTGATAACTTGTATCAGCGGTGTGAGATCAGTTGTCTGTCAAGCGTTTTGCTAAGTGTACCACAGCCATAATGGGATACTGGAAAATTATTCCTACTTTTAATCGGACGTTGTGGCGAAATGAGGTATGTatctaatattttgtaatatttcgcGAATTTTGGTGTTTAGTACGTTTTTAACATGCCAATATTATATATCGGTTGTTGTGAGTTCTAGGACTCGCCGCCACCTACACCGTCGCCGTCTCCGTCTGTATGTAATACATGGCGTTGTTTTGTGCGTTTGatgtttattatattta is drawn from Andrena cerasifolii isolate SP2316 chromosome 8, iyAndCera1_principal, whole genome shotgun sequence and contains these coding sequences:
- the LOC143372397 gene encoding LOW QUALITY PROTEIN: uncharacterized protein LOC143372397 (The sequence of the model RefSeq protein was modified relative to this genomic sequence to represent the inferred CDS: substituted 1 base at 1 genomic stop codon), producing the protein MVPAIKACYKRHEDSNRCKVLCGKDITTMEKFAQDAENIMLKHLQIALEKHQSLKVNTVFNDEFVAGDKRQSKSISTRNCELFHASDLQEWCKRCVVAPTLTSLEEFQGRDSGWAFSRILNLTVNINKYNPLRAGCHFKLPQELLLKRATISVXSAENACFAWAVVAVLHPVERHVDRPSSYTYYTSVLNLQGIEFPMSMKQITKFEQLNGISVNVYSFKKEAEEKTKKELTIFPLRITSHKRDQHANLLYTPEKGNSNVGHFAWIKDLSRLVGAQLCSQEEKKVIGHRKERLPFVVYADLECILEKTEDDQEGRGIMNCMHTNFINCTVSDIICIARTMHQHIDIIAMWIAFLGSSKN
- the LOC143372757 gene encoding uncharacterized protein LOC143372757; its protein translation is MIAKPNFYSRSVFAENLIAVELRKLEVKFNKPIYVGMCILDISKICLYEFHHEYMSPLHGQKCKILYTDTDSLIYHIQCDDIYETMKHNIDRFNTSDYPTNNVYDMPLVNKKVPELMKDENNGVIMTEFIGLRAKMYALRVDGKKDMKKVKGVKNNVVARTITFDDCEQCLHKEIEITRRQSYIKSKLYKVYTISELKIAASLYDDKRYIAPDSTDTLPWGHYKIPL